A genomic region of Raphanus sativus cultivar WK10039 chromosome 6, ASM80110v3, whole genome shotgun sequence contains the following coding sequences:
- the LOC108806355 gene encoding AP2/ERF and B3 domain-containing transcription factor RAV1-like, translating into MEMSSVDESTTSTGSICETPAITPSITSGKSSVNLHRMGSGSSVVLDSENGAEAESRKLPSSKYKGVVPQPNGRWGAQIYEKHQRVWLGTFNEEDEAARSYDVALHRFRGRDAVTNFKDARLDEGEVEFLSTHSKSEIVDMLRKHTYSDELEQSKRRRDGDGNAVRLITHNDGVSTTEFRSAVSLFEKAVTPSDVGKLNRLVIPKHHAEKYFPLPPSSNVSVKGVLLNFEDVTGKVWRFRYSYWNSSQSYVLTKGWSRFVKEKNLRAGDLVSFSRSDGQDQQQYIGWKSRSGSDVDASRVLRLFGVNISPAGSRNDVVGNKRVVNDTEMLSLVCSKKQRIFHAS; encoded by the coding sequence atgGAAATGAGTAGCGTAGACGAGAGTACGACGAGTACGGGTTCTATCTGTGAAACTCCGGCGATAACTCCGTCCATAACATCGGGAAAGTCGTCGGTGAATCTGCACAGGATGGGAAGCGGATCCAGCGTGGTGCTAGATTCGGAGAACGGAGCTGAGGCGGAGTCGAGGAAGCTTCCATCGTCCAAGTACAAAGGCGTCGTCCCTCAGCCGAACGGGCGGTGGGGAGCTCAGATTTACGAGAAGCACCAGCGCGTGTGGCTCGGGACTTTCAACGAGGAAGACGAGGCGGCGCGTTCTTACGACGTGGCGCTTCACCGGTTCCGAGGCCGAGACGCCGTCACGAACTTCAAAGACGCGAGGCTCGACGAAGGAGAGGTCGAGTTCTTGAGTACGCATTCGAAGTCTGAGATCGTTGATATGCTGAGAAAGCATACGTATAGCGATGAGCTAGAGCAGAGCAAACGGCGACGTGACGGTGACGGAAACGCGGTTAGGTTGATAACACACAACGACGGCGTTTCGACGACTGAGTTTAGATCGGCGGTGTCTTTGTTCGAGAAAGCGGTTACGCCTAGCGACGTTGGGAAGCTAAACCGTCTCGTGATACCGAAACACCACGCGGAGAAATATTTTCCGTTACCTCCGTCTAGTAACGTTTCCGTTAAAGGAGTTTTGTTGAACTTCGAGGACGTGACGGGGAAAGTGTGGAGGTTCCGTTACTCGTATTGGAACAGTAGTCAAAGCTATGTTCTGACCAAAGGTTGGAGCCGGTTCGTTAAGGAGAAGAATCTACGTGCTGGTGATTTGGTTAGTTTCAGCAGATCTGATGGTCAGGATCAACAGCAATACATTGGGTGGAAATCTAGATCCGGATCGGATGTGGATGCGAGTCGGGTTTTGAGACTGTTCGGAGTTAACATTTCACCGGCGGGTTCAAGAAACGACGTGGTAGGGAACAAGAGAGTGGTGAACGATACTGAGATGTTATCGTTGGTGTGTAGTAAGAAGCAACGCATCTTTCACGCCTCGTAA